One Papaver somniferum cultivar HN1 chromosome 10, ASM357369v1, whole genome shotgun sequence genomic window carries:
- the LOC113318786 gene encoding leucine-rich repeat extensin-like protein 1, translating into MAKLLQILLSVLLVHLIYASTATAGRMTVKVKEQIMCTMCDACENPCEPPITYASPPPPPTPSPPPPTPTTSDCPPPPSQSTPVYYYSPPPPSTPSYTPYTPPAIGGLIKPPPSGYNLYPGPPPPNPIVPYFPFYFHAPPPPSYSSSANLIKIRSCFSVISLVLVFLCFF; encoded by the coding sequence ATGGCAAAGCTCTTGCAAATTCTGCTCTCGGTGCTGCTTGTTCACTTGATTTACGCTTCGACGGCGACGGCGGGAAGGATGACTGTAAAGGTTAAGGAACAGATAATGTGTACAATGTGTGATGCTTGTGAAAATCCGTGTGAGCCACCGATTACTTATGCATCTCCACCGCCTCCGCCAACACCGTCACCGCCACCACCAACACCGACGACTAGCGATtgtccaccaccaccttctcagAGTACTCCGGTTTATTATtactcaccaccaccaccatcaactccATCTTACACACCGTACACACCACCAGCTATAGGTGGATTAATTAAACCACCACCCAGTGGTTATAATTTATATCCTGGACCACCACCACCTAATCCAATCGTACCTTACTTTCCATTCTACTTTCATGCCCCTCCGCCACCTTCATACTCTTCTTCAGCTAATTTGATCAAAATCAGGAGTTGTTTTTCAGTGATTTCTcttgttttggtttttctttgCTTTTTTTAG